In a genomic window of Streptomyces koelreuteriae:
- a CDS encoding helix-turn-helix domain-containing protein translates to MEQHSPSIRAQAVALMRQGVPNRTVAERLNVPRGTVGWWRSEDRRARGETYEQPTDCPRCTGRGFDQVAYSYLLGLYLGDGHIISKRKQHHLSVFCNAMQTGLISAAEDAMRKVMALPSVKQRHKPGCVEVKSYTKHWTCMFPQHGPGKKHERRIVLEPWQQEVVDAHPWEFVRGLIHSDGCRVTNWTTRMVAGERKRYEYPRYFFTNVSEDIRRLCTDTLDKLGIEWTHCTRHGNPYNISVARKASVALMDAHVGAKY, encoded by the coding sequence ATGGAGCAGCACAGCCCTTCGATTCGAGCTCAAGCCGTCGCACTGATGCGCCAGGGCGTACCGAACCGCACCGTCGCGGAGCGCCTGAACGTCCCGCGAGGCACTGTCGGCTGGTGGCGCAGCGAAGACCGCAGAGCGCGCGGCGAGACCTACGAGCAACCGACCGACTGCCCCCGGTGCACAGGCCGCGGGTTCGACCAGGTCGCGTACTCCTACCTGCTCGGGCTCTACCTCGGCGACGGCCACATCATCTCGAAGCGCAAGCAGCATCACCTGTCCGTCTTCTGCAATGCCATGCAGACCGGCCTGATCTCCGCCGCCGAAGACGCCATGCGCAAGGTGATGGCATTGCCCAGCGTCAAGCAGCGCCACAAGCCCGGCTGTGTCGAGGTGAAGTCGTACACGAAGCACTGGACCTGCATGTTCCCTCAGCACGGCCCCGGCAAGAAGCATGAGCGCCGGATCGTCCTTGAACCCTGGCAGCAGGAAGTCGTCGACGCCCACCCCTGGGAATTCGTCCGTGGCCTCATCCACTCCGACGGCTGCCGCGTCACCAACTGGACGACCCGCATGGTCGCCGGCGAGCGCAAGCGCTACGAGTATCCCCGGTACTTCTTCACCAACGTCTCCGAGGACATCCGACGGCTCTGCACCGACACCCTGGACAAGCTCGGCATCGAGTGGACCCACTGCACCCGCCACGGCAACCCGTACAACATCTCCGTCGCCCGCAAAGCCTCCGTAGCCCTCATGGACGCCCACGTCGGGGCCAAGTACTGA
- a CDS encoding ABC transporter ATP-binding protein: MTALLEVEDLRVSYGKIEAVKGISFSVEAGQVVTLIGTNGAGKTTTLRTLSGLLRPTSGKVLFDGKPLSGVPAHKIVALGLAHSPEGRHIFPRLTIAENLQLGAFLRKDKEGIEKDIQRAYDLFPILGERRKQAAGTLSGGEQQMLAMGRALMSQPKLLMLDEPSMGLSPIMMQKIMATISELKSQGTTILLVEQNAQAALSLADHGHVMEVGNIVLSGTGQDLLHDESVRKAYLGED, translated from the coding sequence GTGACCGCACTCCTCGAGGTCGAGGACCTCCGGGTCTCCTACGGCAAGATCGAAGCCGTCAAAGGCATCTCCTTCAGCGTCGAGGCCGGCCAGGTCGTCACCCTCATCGGCACCAACGGCGCCGGCAAGACGACCACACTGCGCACGCTGTCGGGCCTGCTGCGGCCGACGTCCGGGAAGGTCCTCTTCGACGGCAAGCCGTTGAGCGGGGTCCCCGCCCACAAGATCGTCGCCCTCGGCCTCGCCCACTCCCCCGAAGGCCGGCACATCTTCCCGCGCCTCACCATCGCGGAGAACCTCCAGCTCGGAGCGTTCCTCCGCAAGGACAAGGAAGGCATCGAAAAGGACATCCAGCGCGCCTACGACCTCTTCCCCATCCTGGGCGAACGCCGCAAGCAGGCGGCGGGAACCCTGTCGGGCGGTGAGCAGCAGATGCTCGCCATGGGCCGCGCCCTGATGTCCCAGCCGAAACTGCTCATGCTCGACGAGCCCTCCATGGGCCTCTCCCCGATCATGATGCAGAAGATCATGGCGACGATCTCCGAGCTCAAGTCCCAGGGCACGACGATCCTCCTCGTCGAGCAGAACGCCCAGGCGGCGCTCTCCCTGGCCGACCACGGCCATGTCATGGAGGTCGGCAACATCGTCCTCTCCGGCACGGGGCAGGACCTGCTCCACGACGAGTCCGTCCGCAAGGCCTACCTCGGCGAGGACTGA
- a CDS encoding ABC transporter ATP-binding protein: MTTPVLEARDVTMRFGGLTAVRSVDFTVNAGEIVGLIGPNGAGKTTFFNCLTGLYVPTEGTVSYKGTVLPPKPHLVTQAGIARTFQNIRLFSNMTVLENVLVGRHTRTKEGLWSALLRGPGFKKAERASEERAMELLEFIGLAHKRDHLARNLPYGEQRKLEIARAMASEPGLLLLDEPTAGMNPQETRATEELVFAIRDKGIAVLLIEHDMRFVFNLSDRVAVLVQGEKLVEGTSEVVQADERVIAAYLGEPFEGDPGEAEVAEVEAAEAAAEAAPSTTSSTKGEAK; encoded by the coding sequence ATGACGACACCTGTACTCGAAGCACGCGATGTCACGATGCGCTTCGGCGGCCTCACCGCCGTCCGCTCCGTCGACTTCACGGTCAACGCCGGCGAGATCGTCGGACTCATCGGCCCCAACGGCGCCGGCAAGACCACCTTCTTCAACTGCCTGACCGGCCTCTACGTCCCCACGGAAGGCACCGTCTCCTACAAGGGCACGGTCCTGCCGCCCAAGCCCCACCTGGTCACCCAGGCCGGCATCGCCCGCACCTTCCAGAACATCCGTCTGTTCTCCAACATGACGGTCCTGGAGAACGTCCTCGTCGGCCGCCACACGCGGACCAAGGAGGGCCTGTGGTCCGCCCTGCTGCGCGGCCCCGGCTTCAAGAAGGCCGAACGCGCCAGCGAGGAACGAGCCATGGAACTCCTCGAGTTCATCGGCCTCGCCCACAAGCGGGACCACCTGGCGCGCAACCTCCCCTACGGCGAACAGCGCAAGCTCGAAATCGCGCGGGCGATGGCGAGCGAGCCCGGCCTGCTCCTGCTCGACGAGCCGACCGCCGGCATGAACCCCCAGGAGACCCGGGCGACCGAGGAACTGGTCTTCGCCATCCGCGACAAGGGCATCGCCGTCCTCCTCATCGAGCACGACATGCGCTTCGTCTTCAACCTCAGCGACCGCGTCGCCGTCCTCGTCCAGGGCGAAAAGCTCGTCGAGGGCACCTCCGAGGTCGTCCAGGCCGACGAACGCGTCATCGCCGCCTACCTGGGCGAACCCTTCGAAGGCGACCCCGGTGAGGCCGAAGTCGCGGAGGTCGAGGCCGCCGAAGCCGCCGCGGAGGCGGCGCCCAGCACCACCAGCAGCACCAAGGGAGAAGCCAAGTGA
- a CDS encoding branched-chain amino acid ABC transporter permease, with protein sequence MTETTKTPAPDAVPAQPAPRGLVPLPAAAARALILAGGIATTASAYLAWTWTAEFPGKLTINGYPGGLQWLTFTAGILTALFALASYGIRGLGWLLPARNNAPLVLTALGGFAVTWFTVIAISAKLGGVVNLEPGGWIAAIASLLPVLGAFALPQERNGTDGTKAALKAYIAKPDHIPAPQATAPWVQRAVITVVTIIGLGVFTYGIDTEYGELFIGYLFVVTFAMWAVHTAGLMDRFSHLVAGNRSFTLAMGFAAAIAFPFTQTDDHYANIGVNILIFGTVALGLNIVVGLAGLLDLGYVAFLGVGAYTAALVSGSEFSTISGVHLPFWASALAGAAASLVFGVLIGAPTLRLRGDYLAIVTLGFGEIFRIAVNNMDGDSGPDVTNGPNGIPAIPDLNLFGFNFGQAHDIGGFTLGRFANYYLLMVLIMAIVVLVYTRAADSRIGRSWIAIREDETAATAMGINGFRVKLVAFALGAALAGLAGTVSAHVTYSVVPTPYQFAGSTPPNSAFLLAAVVLGGMGTVAGPLLGAALLYLLPEKLVFLQDKSLLAFGVALILLMRFRPEGIIANRRRQLEFHETGQLDVPKQTTLTDEPAVTKAGA encoded by the coding sequence ATGACCGAGACGACCAAGACCCCCGCCCCGGACGCCGTCCCCGCCCAGCCCGCACCGCGCGGCCTCGTCCCGCTGCCCGCAGCGGCCGCCCGCGCGCTGATCCTCGCCGGCGGCATCGCCACCACCGCCTCCGCGTACCTCGCCTGGACCTGGACCGCCGAGTTCCCCGGCAAGCTCACCATCAACGGCTACCCCGGCGGCCTGCAATGGCTCACCTTCACCGCCGGCATCCTCACCGCCCTGTTCGCCCTCGCCTCCTACGGCATCCGCGGACTCGGCTGGCTGCTGCCCGCCCGTAACAACGCACCGCTCGTCCTCACCGCCCTCGGCGGCTTCGCCGTCACCTGGTTCACCGTCATCGCCATCAGCGCCAAACTCGGCGGCGTCGTCAACCTCGAACCCGGCGGCTGGATCGCGGCCATCGCCTCCCTCCTGCCCGTCCTCGGCGCCTTCGCCCTCCCCCAGGAGCGCAACGGCACCGACGGCACCAAGGCGGCCCTCAAGGCCTACATCGCCAAGCCCGACCACATCCCCGCCCCCCAGGCCACCGCGCCCTGGGTCCAGCGGGCCGTCATCACGGTCGTCACGATCATCGGCCTCGGTGTCTTCACCTACGGCATCGACACCGAATACGGCGAACTGTTCATCGGCTACCTCTTCGTGGTCACCTTCGCCATGTGGGCCGTGCACACCGCCGGCCTCATGGACCGGTTCTCCCACCTGGTCGCCGGCAACCGCAGCTTCACCCTCGCCATGGGCTTCGCCGCGGCCATCGCCTTCCCCTTCACCCAGACCGACGACCACTACGCCAACATCGGCGTCAACATCCTGATCTTCGGGACGGTCGCCCTCGGCCTGAACATCGTCGTCGGCCTCGCCGGCCTCCTCGACCTCGGATACGTCGCCTTCCTCGGCGTCGGCGCCTACACCGCCGCCCTCGTCTCCGGTTCCGAGTTCTCCACCATCTCCGGCGTCCACCTGCCGTTCTGGGCCTCCGCCCTGGCCGGCGCCGCCGCCTCCCTGGTCTTCGGCGTCCTCATCGGCGCCCCGACCCTGCGCCTGCGCGGCGACTACCTCGCCATCGTGACGCTGGGCTTCGGTGAGATCTTCCGCATCGCCGTCAACAACATGGACGGCGACTCCGGACCCGACGTCACCAACGGGCCCAACGGCATCCCGGCCATCCCGGACCTGAACCTCTTCGGGTTCAACTTCGGCCAGGCGCACGACATCGGCGGATTCACCCTCGGCCGCTTCGCCAACTACTACCTGCTGATGGTGCTGATCATGGCCATCGTGGTCCTGGTCTACACGCGCGCCGCGGACTCCCGCATCGGCCGCTCCTGGATCGCCATCCGCGAGGACGAGACCGCCGCCACCGCCATGGGCATCAACGGCTTCCGCGTCAAGCTCGTCGCCTTCGCCCTCGGCGCCGCCCTCGCCGGCCTCGCCGGAACCGTCAGCGCCCACGTCACCTACAGCGTGGTCCCCACGCCGTACCAGTTCGCCGGCTCCACCCCGCCCAACTCCGCGTTCCTCCTGGCCGCGGTCGTCCTCGGCGGCATGGGCACCGTCGCCGGCCCCCTCCTCGGCGCGGCCCTGCTCTACCTGCTGCCCGAGAAGCTGGTCTTCCTCCAGGACAAGTCGCTGCTCGCCTTCGGTGTCGCGCTCATCCTGCTGATGCGCTTCCGCCCCGAAGGCATCATCGCCAACCGCCGACGCCAGCTCGAATTCCACGAGACCGGCCAACTCGACGTACCGAAACAGACCACGCTGACCGACGAACCGGCCGTCACCAAGGCGGGGGCGTAA
- a CDS encoding ANTAR domain-containing response regulator — protein sequence MSAPESPQPVDVPDDDKSHVPPLTTRVVIAEDEALIRLDLKEMLEEEGYTVVGEAGDGEQAVELAREHRPDLVILDVKMPKLDGISAAEKIAEESIAPVLMLTAFSQRDLVERARDAGAMAYLVKPFSKTDVVPAIEMAVSRFTELKELEKEVADLTLRLETRKLVDRAKSVLQTEYGLSEPAAFRWIQKTSMDRRMSMQQVAEAVIQDADEKKANKG from the coding sequence GTGAGCGCCCCCGAGTCGCCCCAGCCTGTTGACGTGCCCGATGACGACAAGTCGCACGTGCCTCCGCTGACGACCCGTGTCGTCATCGCCGAGGACGAGGCCCTGATCCGGCTCGATCTCAAAGAGATGCTGGAGGAGGAGGGGTACACCGTCGTCGGCGAGGCCGGGGACGGGGAGCAGGCCGTGGAGCTGGCCCGCGAGCACCGGCCCGACCTCGTGATTCTCGACGTGAAGATGCCGAAGCTGGACGGCATCTCCGCGGCCGAGAAGATCGCCGAGGAGAGCATCGCGCCGGTGCTGATGCTGACCGCCTTCTCGCAGCGCGACCTCGTGGAGCGCGCCCGGGACGCCGGTGCCATGGCCTACCTGGTGAAGCCGTTCAGCAAGACCGACGTCGTACCGGCGATCGAGATGGCCGTCTCGCGCTTCACGGAGCTGAAGGAGCTGGAGAAGGAGGTCGCGGACCTCACTCTGCGGCTGGAGACGCGCAAGCTGGTGGACCGGGCGAAGTCGGTCCTGCAGACGGAGTACGGGCTGAGCGAGCCGGCCGCGTTCCGGTGGATCCAGAAGACGTCGATGGACCGGCGGATGTCGATGCAGCAGGTCGCGGAGGCGGTCATTCAGGACGCCGACGAGAAGAAGGCCAACAAGGGCTGA
- a CDS encoding branched-chain amino acid ABC transporter permease, with product MNTLPQQLANGLLLGSMYGLIAIGYTMVYGIVQLINFAHGEIFMTGAFGALTVYFYILPDGTSMALAVPLMLLGGALVAILIAVGAERFAYRPLRGAPRLAPLITAIGLSLALQEVVRNFYPGADRARAFPGLDATHDIGSITIKDADIFLILAAVVCMAALAIFVRRSRTGRAMQATAQDPDTAQLMGIDTNRIIVIAFAIGGFFAAVAAVAYGLKYGNVDYRMGFLMGLKAFTAAVLGGIGNIYGAMLGGVVLGIAETLASAYIDEIPGMQQLGGQSWANVWAFGLLILVLLFRPQGLLGERVADRA from the coding sequence GTGAACACCCTGCCGCAGCAGCTGGCCAACGGGCTGCTTCTCGGCTCGATGTACGGGCTGATCGCCATCGGCTACACGATGGTGTACGGCATCGTCCAGCTCATCAACTTCGCGCACGGCGAGATCTTCATGACCGGGGCCTTCGGCGCCCTCACGGTCTACTTCTACATCCTGCCCGACGGCACCTCGATGGCCCTCGCCGTACCGCTGATGCTCCTCGGCGGCGCCCTCGTGGCCATCCTCATCGCCGTCGGAGCGGAACGGTTCGCCTACCGGCCACTGCGCGGAGCACCACGCCTGGCACCGCTCATCACCGCCATCGGCCTCTCCCTGGCCCTGCAGGAAGTCGTCCGCAACTTCTACCCCGGCGCCGACCGCGCCCGCGCCTTCCCCGGGCTCGACGCCACCCACGACATCGGCTCCATCACCATCAAGGACGCCGACATCTTCCTGATCCTGGCCGCCGTCGTCTGCATGGCCGCCCTCGCGATCTTCGTGCGCCGCAGCCGTACCGGCCGCGCCATGCAGGCCACCGCGCAGGACCCCGACACCGCGCAGCTCATGGGCATCGACACCAACCGCATCATCGTCATCGCCTTCGCCATCGGCGGTTTCTTCGCCGCCGTCGCCGCCGTCGCCTACGGACTCAAGTACGGCAACGTCGACTACCGCATGGGCTTCCTGATGGGCCTCAAGGCCTTCACCGCGGCCGTCCTCGGCGGCATCGGCAACATCTACGGCGCCATGCTCGGCGGCGTCGTCCTCGGCATCGCCGAGACACTCGCCTCGGCCTACATCGACGAGATCCCGGGCATGCAGCAGCTCGGCGGTCAGAGCTGGGCCAACGTCTGGGCCTTCGGCCTCCTCATCCTCGTGCTCCTCTTCAGGCCACAGGGCCTGCTCGGCGAGCGCGTCGCGGACAGGGCGTGA